One window from the genome of Kaistella carnis encodes:
- the gpmI gene encoding 2,3-bisphosphoglycerate-independent phosphoglycerate mutase: MSKKAILAILDGWGLGTDPKVSAIAQANTPFMDSCFQNYPHTTLEASGIAVGLPFGQMGNSEVGHMNLGAGRVVYQNLVKLNMAVENATLGKENAITAAFDYALKNKKKVHFIGLVSDGGVHSHINHLKGLLTAAKEYGLNDNVYVHAFTDGRDCDPHSGKGFIEELLEHMSVTTGKLATVVGRYYAMDRDRRWERVKLAYDAMVNGIGEQSQNVLSSIDNAYKNNITDEFLKPIICLKESSLPVAKIESDDVVFCFNFRTDRGREITEVLSQHDLPEFGMSRLNLYYVTMTNYDKEYSNVHVVFDEEVLHETMGEILERNGRTQIRVAETEKYPHVTFFFSGGREEPFVGESRLLCPSPKEVPTYDFKPEMSAFDITEKILPEIENETADFICLNFANTDMVGHTGVFSAAVKAAETVDQCIEKVAKMAFEHDYAVFILADHGNSDVMINADGSPNTQHSTNLVPLIVMDKDRTWKLKPGKLGDVAPSILKVMGIEIPSIMTGDVLVG; this comes from the coding sequence ATGTCAAAGAAAGCCATTTTAGCCATACTGGACGGTTGGGGTTTGGGCACCGACCCGAAAGTCTCCGCGATTGCTCAGGCCAATACTCCTTTTATGGATTCGTGTTTTCAAAATTATCCACATACAACTTTAGAAGCGAGCGGAATTGCAGTAGGTTTGCCATTTGGGCAAATGGGCAACTCGGAAGTTGGTCATATGAACCTTGGTGCGGGTAGAGTAGTGTATCAAAATTTGGTCAAGTTAAACATGGCCGTAGAAAACGCAACCTTAGGGAAGGAAAATGCGATCACTGCTGCGTTTGACTATGCCTTAAAAAATAAAAAGAAAGTTCATTTTATCGGTTTGGTTTCCGATGGAGGTGTTCATTCACACATCAACCATTTGAAAGGATTGCTTACCGCTGCAAAAGAATATGGCCTAAACGACAATGTTTATGTTCATGCATTTACTGACGGTAGAGATTGCGACCCACACTCAGGCAAAGGGTTTATTGAAGAATTGCTGGAACATATGTCCGTAACGACCGGTAAATTAGCAACAGTTGTAGGAAGATATTATGCCATGGATCGGGACCGTAGATGGGAACGCGTAAAATTGGCTTATGACGCAATGGTAAACGGGATCGGTGAACAAAGCCAAAATGTTTTATCGTCCATTGACAATGCATATAAAAATAATATTACCGATGAGTTTTTGAAACCTATCATCTGTTTGAAAGAAAGCAGTTTGCCCGTCGCAAAGATTGAATCTGATGACGTTGTTTTTTGTTTCAATTTTAGAACAGACCGCGGACGCGAAATCACAGAAGTTCTTTCTCAACATGATTTACCCGAGTTTGGCATGAGTCGTCTTAATCTTTATTACGTCACCATGACCAATTATGATAAAGAATATTCAAATGTGCATGTCGTTTTTGATGAAGAAGTTTTGCATGAAACAATGGGAGAAATTCTTGAGAGAAATGGTCGTACTCAAATAAGAGTGGCTGAAACTGAGAAATATCCTCACGTTACGTTTTTCTTTTCCGGTGGAAGGGAGGAGCCATTTGTCGGAGAAAGCCGTTTGTTATGTCCAAGTCCGAAAGAGGTTCCAACTTATGATTTTAAGCCGGAAATGTCAGCATTTGATATTACAGAGAAAATTTTACCGGAGATTGAAAATGAAACCGCAGATTTCATCTGTTTAAATTTCGCGAATACTGATATGGTAGGTCACACCGGAGTTTTCTCTGCGGCAGTCAAGGCAGCAGAAACCGTAGATCAATGCATTGAAAAAGTCGCTAAAATGGCTTTTGAACATGATTACGCAGTCTTCATTCTTGCGGATCACGGTAATTCAGATGTTATGATTAATGCTGATGGAAGTCCCAACACGCAACATTCTACAAACCTGGTTCCTTTAATTGTTATGGATAAGGACCGAACCTGGAAATTGAAACCTGGAAAATTAGGAGATGTAGCACCATCCATCCTTAAAGTAATGGGAATTGAAATTCCCAGCATTATGACAGGAGATGTTTTGGTTGGATAA
- a CDS encoding GNAT family N-acetyltransferase — translation MEVNSEIVAYTTIIFEPEPAYNEIVGSWLSDQNYVVVHRVAVHDNWLGKGLATKIFELTEEVALLNKVYDIRVDTNFDNAPMLKILDKLGYTYCGEVFFRGSSRKAFEKILE, via the coding sequence TTGGAAGTTAATTCGGAAATCGTGGCTTATACAACCATTATTTTTGAACCTGAACCTGCCTACAATGAAATTGTTGGCTCGTGGCTCTCTGATCAAAATTATGTAGTAGTTCATCGTGTTGCAGTTCATGATAACTGGCTGGGAAAAGGGTTAGCAACCAAAATATTTGAACTGACAGAAGAGGTTGCCCTTTTAAATAAAGTCTACGATATAAGAGTTGATACTAATTTTGATAATGCTCCAATGCTAAAAATCTTAGATAAACTTGGATATACGTATTGCGGAGAAGTGTTTTTTCGGGGATCGTCAAGAAAGGCGTTTGAAAAAATACTTGAATAA